The genomic stretch GCAAGGCTTCGCACGTTCAGATGTCGTATCGGTTACGGACGATAATCACTTGCACGAGCAGGTTGCCGTGGGTCGTAAAACAGAAGGCGAGCACGAACGAATCGGGTAGGCCGCGCTTGTCGAAATTGCCGTCGACGTCCGTCGTGACGATGCAGTTGCCATAGTGGTTCACCACGTTGGTTAGCCGCTGCGGTTCTGTTCCTTGCTTCGGATGAAAGCAGCGACGTCGCGGGTGCCGATCTTGTGGTCGATGGCGGCCTGAGCGCGCTCTAGGCCAAGGCATTCCTAGAGATCCTCCGCCTTACCTGTAAGGAAGCATTTGCTGGTGGTCCCGATTATCGACCCATGCAAGGCGAATCAAAGAACGTCATGCCTTCAGGTCGCTTGTGACCGGTTCCCGTAGGTGCAAACGGAGCTTGGAGCGACGATCCGTGTCGATTGCGACGGCCCGTCGGACTCAACCTCGGAAGCGCTCAGGCGACCGTTCTCTCCGACGGGGCTGTGGTCGAATCTGCTCCGCGTCACTACCGCGTCCCAAAGAGGGCCGCCCGCGGGAGGAGCTAAGGTGAGGCACGCCGTATCCGATTTCACAGGTTATTAGAACGTTTAACTAGCCATTGGAGGACGATCGAGCGACTCTTGCCACTGCAACCGGTTCTTGGGGGCACCCTTCCGCGGGAGAACGCGCATGCACAGGACAGGAAGTCGTCTTGGGACGGCAGAGCGGGAAAAGAGACCCCTCGCAGACAGTATCGTCGTGCGCCGAGCAGACCGGAGCACGGCCGCTACGTCGGGAGAGCATTATGCTTCGAAGCTTGAGACGATGTTGCTGAAGATAGCCGGCGAGGATCTCCTTCGATCGGTTGAGGCTATTCAGACCGCCTACGATTACTTTGATCTCGGAGTCCGAACGAGCTCCGAGCAGAGGTGGTTGCATTGCAGCAGAAAGGCGGTCGACCGGTTCAAGGAGCAATTGGAGCAGATCCAGACTGTGCTGCAGGTTCGAGCTCACGCGGCGCGGCCGCAGCTCAGGCCGGTCAGCGTTCATGAGTTGCTGCGCCAGGTCCGTCGCGAGCACGAACATGCAGCTCTGAGCAAGGGCATTTGCATGCGAGTGGTGCCGATCGACGACTCGATCAAGAGTGATGACCTCCTTCTTGGCGCCGCCCTGCGGAACTTGGTCAGTAATGCGATCAGATATACCCGACCAGGTGGGCGCATCCTTATTGGCTGCAGGGGTTTCGAAGCGAGTATTCGTATCGATGTGTACGACACTGGTGTCGGAATTCCCGGCGAGCAGATTCCGAAGATCTTCGACGCATTCACCCGCCTCGATCCCGGACGATGCGAGGGCTCAGGCATTGGCCTTTTCATAGTACGCCAAGCCATCCTGATTCTAGGTCATCGCATCGAGGTGGCATCGGTTCCGGGTCGCGGGTCTCGCTTCTCCATTCTGGTACCGCGTGCAGGCCGATAGAGTGGAGCGCGGCCAGCTCCCACAACGCGCCGCTGGGCGCGTGTTGGGTGCGGGGCGACTGGGTGTCGATGGCGACGCATGGCTATCAGCAGAGTGCGATGCTCTGGCGTGATAGGCGTGGCTAAGCCGCGCGCGCCGAGCAATGAAGCCGCGCTACCGCTTAGGCGGCGGCCGCGGCCCCGGCGACATGAGAGCACGCGGTTGACCGGGATCTCCGCCTCATGCCCCGTCTGCTCCGACGAGAAACATTCCGGGCAACCGCTGCATCGCGATCCGCGTCCAGCCGACCTTTGACAGTAAGGTCCGAATTCCCCGGACTTAAGCGTTGAATGAACGTTCGAAGAAGTCGACGAAGGCGCGCGCCTTGGCGGTCGCCGCGCGGCCTGTCGGAAGCACCGCCCACAGGTCGAGTGGCGGGAGACTCCATTCCGACAGGATCGCACGGACTGCCCCAGATCGCAGCTCAGGGCTGAACATCCACTCCGACGCTATGGTCAGTCCTGCATGGGCGAGCACGGCGGCTCTCACGCCCTCCGCAGCGGTTACCCGCAATCGGCTTTGAACGCTAACGGCCAATTCCGTACTTTCGCGTCGGAACGACCATACGCTGCCTTCTCCCTGAAGATAAACGACGGCCTGGTGTTTGCTCAGTTCACTCGGTGTCGACGGCGTGCCCGCCCGATCGAAGTAGGTGGGTGTACCCAGCACGAGCCGCTTGCACCTTGCGATGCGGCGAGCTGTCAGAGTCGAATCCATCATCTTCCCCATCCGAAGAGCCACGTCGATACCCTCTTGGACGAGGTCGATCTGACGATCGTCCAAAACCACCTCGAGATCCAGTTCTGGATGCTGCGCCATGAACTGCGGCAACATCGGAATGAGATGGATCCGCGCGAACGTGACGGCGGCGCAGACGCGCAATCGCCCTTTGAGACCCGCTCCCGCTCCGCGCGCGGCGAGCTCGGCCTCGGCCGCTTCTTCGAGCGCCCGCCTGGCGCGCTCAAGATAACTAAGCCCGGCTTCGGTGGGCGTTAGTCCTCGCGTCGAGCGAGTCAGCAGCTTGACTCCAAGATATTCCTCCAGTTGCGCGACCGATTTCGAGACAGCTGGTTGTCCTACTCGAAGCTGTCGGGCCGCTCCTGAGAAGGAGCCCGTCTCAACGACCCGCACGAACGTTTCCATCGAAGCCAAACGATCCATCCTATTCTCCGCAGGAATGAGCGATATAGCTCCGCTCTATCTGCCATGCCGGGCGGGAATTGGCCATCTCTGTACGTGTCCGAGCCCGCCGAGGAGAGAAGCTATGAACACTTACGAAGACCAGACCGCGATGCCGGTCCGAACCGCCACAGCCAATTCCGGTGGGATGGCCCGCGCGGAAGCCATCGCGCTCGAAGCGGCCCAGGCGCTGTCCGGAACGGCCAGGGACGCTCTGCTGGCCTATGCGATGACGGGCAGCGCCGTGGCGAGCATCGCCGTCGTCGCCGCGCCCCATCTTGAGGTGCTACTGCGGTGCATTTTCCATGGACGTGGATAGCGGCCGCAGGCCATCACGCGCTCGCAGCCGTGCTCAACTGGTACAGCCGGCCAGTCGCATCCAGGTCCTCAATGCGCCATTCGCCGCCGACGCCCGCGATCATCCACCTAAGCATCGCCCAAAGATCGGCGTCGACCTCCGGGTCGTTCAACGGTTCCAGCGCGTCGGGCAGGGCGTAGATCTCGATCCCGTCGGGAAACGGTTCTCCGCTGCGACCTATGAAGGCAAGCGCGTAGATCATTCCCGAGGGTGCCCGCACGTAACCGGAACGCGACAGGGCGTTCGTGTCGAGAGAGAACTGCTTGACGAAGAATTCTCGGAATTCCGCGTAGTGTCCGACGCGGTCTTCCGCGAGCACCAGCGCTCTTCTTTTGCCTTCGAGCGCCGGATTTTCGACGACTTGAATTGCTGTCATGGCTGCCTTCTCTCGATGCGGTCCAGGAAACGGTTGATCTTGCCAGCGATCTCCTCGCCGGAATCCTCCTGCAGGAAGTGCCGGCCCGTCACCAACTCGGGCCCCTCGGCATGCGGCAAGAGTTCTTTGAAGCGCGTCGCGAACGTCTTGTAGTCGAAGACCTCGTCTTCGCGCCCCCAGACCAGCAGCGTCGGGAGTTTCGACTTCCTCAGCTCGCGTTCCAGCCATTCGAAGCGAGCCAGGCCGCGAGCGCTTTCGTCGAGCGGGATCCAGCGCGGCCAAGTCCACGTGAGCAGACGCGATCCCGGATCGGGCAGGATGTCCTCATAGACGCTCTGGGCTTCTGCCCGGAACTTCTTGCGGTCGACGACGGAAAGGTACATCCCCCGACCGGCAAGCGCGTTGTGCCGTCCGAGGAGGTAGGGCCCGACAAGGGGCGCATGCATCATGCGCCAAGGAAAAATGCGCTTGTGAAATTCGGCCGGAGGTAGTGGCCATGCCCACGTGCTCATGATGACTAGGGCGCGGACGCGGTCCGAATTCGATAGGGCAAAACCGAGACCGGTGGGGCCGCCCCAATCATGACAGACGATGGTGGCGTTGCGCACATCGAGCTGTCGCAGGAGGCTGGTCAGATTGGCGATGTGTCCGTCGAGCGTGTGGGCTTGCTCCCGGACAGGCTTCTCGGACAGCCCGAAGCCGATCATGTCCGGAATGATCACGCGCCTGCCCGCCGCGGTCAGCGGTTTGATGAATTTCCGGTACAGAAATCCCCAAGCCGGGTTGCCGTGCAGGAGAACCACTGGGTCGCCGGCGCCCTCGTCGACGTAGTGCATGCGCCAGCCATTGACGCGCTTGAATTTCGGCTCGTACGGCCATTGCTCATGCGCGAACCGCTGCCCTGTTTCCGACGCGTCCATCCTTTTCCTCCCTATCCAAAGAAGATGACGGCTTGGCCGTTGAGGCCCGGCAGCCTGACCACGGCGCCTAGAGATTTACCCGTCGCGAAATCGAACGCGACGACTTCGTCCTGGGCCACGCAATACAGATGTTCGCCCGACCCGAAACGTAGGCCGCGCGGCTTCCTGAACCCGAGCCCGCGATCTGCAGCAAGGACGCGAACAAGACGGCCGTTGGATCGATCATATTCGCGGAGGGTCGTCACTGCGTTCGGATCTCCAAAGGGTTGTTCACTGCTGACGACCACGTTTCCGCTTGGCGCGATCGTGAGATCGAGCGGACTGAGATCCGGATCTTCGACCTTCCAAGAAGGATTGATCCTCCACTCCTGATCGAACGCCAGAATGGTATTGTCGCCTTCGCCGCCCGGGCCGATGCCGGATGCGAGAAAGAGAGTGCCGTCCTGTCCGAAGGCGAAACCGCGGGGGAACGGGACCACTGCAGTCGGAAGCACAGCTTCGCCAGATCCGTCGAGCGTCGGCGCAAACGCCATGATCGTCCGCGCAGCGCGCAATCCGACATAGTACCGCCCATCTGGTCCGAAATTACCGCCGCCTGGGTTAAGCCCGGGTATAACGCCGGTGTCGCGCACCACACGCGCCTTGCCATCGAGCCCCAGAATGCGGTCCGAGCCACTGTTGAGGAAGAGCAATGAACCGTCGACGCCGACCCCGCGCGGGTCGATGATCCGGTGGTCCTCACTGAAAGGGCCTAGCAACTCGCCGTTCGCATCGAACGCTAACAACTTGCCGTAACCCGAGCCATTCGCGCCCGAGGCACTTGTTACAAGGAGGGCCATGGGAGGCTCCTATGGTTATCCTCAACCGATCATCTCGAGGGCCAGGGCGATCCCCTGGCCGCCGCCAATGCACATCGTGACAATACCCCTCTTGAGACCGTCCCGGCGCATCGAATGGAGGAGACGGGTGGTCAGCACGGCGCCGGTCGCGCCGATTGGATGGCCGTGTGCGATGGCGCCGCCCTCGACATTCACGATCTCGGGCGGCAGCTTGAGTTCCTGCATGACCGCAAGGGCTATGGCGGCAAACGCTTCGTTGATCTCGATGCGATCGACGTCAACATTACTCCAGCCGGCGCGCGCCAGCGCCTGTCTGACAGCGGGGATCGGGCCGAGGCCGAACATGCCCGGCTCGACCGCCGCGATGCCGTAGGACACGAGCTTGGCAATCGGCGCCAGACCGCGTTTGGCGGCCCAATCCTCTCCCGCCAGCACCATCGCCGCTGCGGCGGTGTTCAAGCCGGGGGCATTGCCCGCGGTGATCGTGCCGCCATCGCGGAAAGCCGGCTTCAGCTTGGCCAGCGCCTCGATCGTCGCGTCCGGGCGGTTATGCTCATCGACCTGGAACGTGCTCGGTCCCTTTCGGGCGCGAACGTCGACGGGCACGATCTCGCCCTCGAATTTGCCGGCGCTCTGCGCGGCGGAAAAGCGCGTATGCGAACGCTGGGCCCATTCGTCTTGCTTTGCGCGGCTGATCTGAAACTTTGTGACCAGGTCTTCCGTATGCCAGCCCGAGTGCGCGTCAGAGAAGGCATCGTTGAGGCCGTCGCGCAACACGCTGTCGTAGAGGCTGCCGTCGCCCAAGCGGTGGCCCCATCGGCCGCGCGCGACCAGGTAGGGAGCTGTGTCCATGTTCTCCATGCCGCCGGCGACGGCTGCATCCACCGAACCCATCAGGATTTCGTGTGCTGCGGAAACGATTGCCTGTGCGCCGGAGCCGCAGACGCGATTCACCGTCATGGCAGGTACCTGGACCGGAAGTCCCCCGTGGATCGCTGCCTGGCGCGCGGGATTCATCTTGTTGCCGGCCTGCACCGTGTTTCCCATGACGACCGTGCCGAGCTCGTCAGGCCGCAGGTTGGATCGATGAAGAGCGGCATTGATGGCCGCCGCGCCCAGTTCGACGGCAGGAATATCCTTCAACGTACCGCCGAATGTTCCGACGGCCGTTCGAACAGGCTCAACGATCACTACCGAGTGCTTCGATGTCATGGAAAGACCTCCGCCGAAAAGACGCACAGCAAGTGAGAACCTAGCTGTCGTGCATGGAAGGATTCGGGCAGAGCGGTCATCGTAATAAAGCTTATTCCTGCGCGGAATATGCGGTTAGGGAAGGAGGGGATACCATCCATGCTATGTCTTTGTTTCGATTGCGCTTTTGGCCTTTCGTGGAGTGTGCTCGGATTCCATGAAGATGCAGCCAACCCGGCTGGCCCAGAGTGGGCATCGGGCAGTAGAATGAAGCGGGTTCTGCGCGGGCGGCTTCCCATGTCGATCCACGATGCCGAGCCAACAGCGGGAATGCTTGTATGAACGGTCTTCGCAATGTTCAGCCCGGGGACGTGCTTTCCTTTGGCCCGTTCAGTCTGTTACTGGCCGGCAGGATGCTGAAGAGGGCAGCTGAAACGATACCGCTGGGAGGGCGCGCGCTCGACGTCCTGATCGTCTTGACGGAGCGGGCTGGCGAGGTCGTCAGCTACAGCGAGCTAATTTCCTTAGCGTGGCCGAATGTTACTGTGGACGAGTCCAATCTCCGTGTTCAGATTGCCACCCTCCGGAAAGCGCTGAGCGATGGAGAGCACGGCGCTCGTTACATTTCGAATGTTACAGGTCGCGGCTATTGCTTCGTCGCGCCCGTTTCGCGTTCGACCGGGCGGCTGACGGTCGCGGAAGGAAGTTCGGACGGTGAGCAGCTCAGAAAGCTGCCGCCGCGATTGGCGCGGATGGTCGGTCGAGAAGAAGCTGTTCGAGCCGTATCGGAGCAGCTCGCTGCAGAGCGCTTCGTGAGCATCGTCGGTCCGGGCGGCATAGGCAAGACCACGGTCGCGATTTCGGTCGCGCATGCATTGCTGAACGGCTTCGGCGGCGCCGTCTCCTTCGTCGATCTGAGTTTATTGACGAATCCCCGGCTCGTTCCCACGGCAGTCGCTTCAGCGCTTGGCTTCATGATCCAAGCTCATGATCCATTCGGGAGCCTTGTGGCCTTTATAGGTGACAAGAAGGTCCTCCTGATCCTCGACAACTGTGAGCACGTGATCGATTCGGCAGCTGAGTTGGCCGAACGGGTCGTCAGCGAGGCACCGCAAGCGCATATCCTCGCGACCAGCCGCGAGTCGCTGCGTGTCGAAGGTGAACACGTCCACCTTTTGTATTCCCTTGCTTGTCCGCCCGGGCATGCCGATCTTACCGCCACGGAAGTGCTGAGCTATCCGGCTGCTCAGATATTCATGGAACGGGCCGCAGCTGGTGGCCACGGAGCAGGTCTGAGCGACATTGAAGCGCCGATTGTCGCTACGATCTGTCGTCGACTTGATGGTATCGCGCTCGCGATCGAACTCGCCGCCAGTCGTGCCGGTTCTATTGGGATTCGCGGAATCGCGGAGCTGCTTGATAATCGCTTCAGCCTGCTCTGGCATGGACGCAGGACCGCGCTGCCCAGACACCAGACCCTGAACGCTATGCTCGATTGGAGTTACAATCTACTGCCCGAGCTGGAGAGGACCGTTCTTAGCAGGCTCTCGGTATTCGTGGGCGATTTCACGATCGAGGCGGCCCGCTCTGTCGCGTCCGAAACGCTGGGCGAAGAGGCGAGCACTACAGATGCTCTCGACAGCCTGCTCGCGAAGTCGCTGATCTCCACAAGCTGGATATCCGGCTCGACATACTATCGCTTGCTCGACACGACGCGCGCCTACGCGAGAGGAAAGCTTGCCGATCGAGGGGAGGAAGCTCGCGTCGCCCGGCGGCATGCAGAGTTCTATTCCGCCTTTCTCCAAAGCGATGACATCACGCGCTCAAGGATCGGCAAAAACAATCTTTCAAAATACGCTCCGCATATAGGAAACGTGCGTGCGGCGCTGGAGTGGGCATTGTCCGATCGTGACGATCCCACCTTTGGAGTGGCTCTCGTCGCGCAATCGGCGCCGCTGCTGCTGGGCCTGTCTCTGCTGGAAGAGTGCAGGCGCTTTTGCGAAAGCGCTCTGGCGGCTCTCGACGATGCCGGCAACTCTACCAGAACGGAGATGATCCTCCAGGAATCGCTGGCACTCGCGTCGATGCACACGCGCGGAAATGACCCCAACGTTCGCACGGCAATCGAGCGTGGGCTCGCGCTTGCCGAAGCGCTCGAGGACAGGTCGCGCCAATTGCAGCTCTTGGCGAGCTTGAATTTGCTTCTCGTCCGACAAGGTGATCTTCGCGGCGCCAGAGCGGCTGTCGACAAAGGAAAGAGCGTAGCACAAGCAATTTCGGACCCCGCTGGCCTTATCTGGGCCGATTGGATGACGGGTGTCTCCTATTACTTGAGTGGAGATCAAGTCGCTGCTCAGTTTCACCTCGAAAATGGAATGTCTTTTGCTGCCGAAAGCGGTTCACACCATGCCAACTACTTCGGGAGCGTCAATCGCATAGGGGCCAAGGTGGCTCTCGCCCGAGTCTTGTGGCTGCGCGGGTTTCCTGATCGGGCCATGACAATGGCGCAAGATGCAATCGATGAGATGAGCCGCGGCGGAAGCCATCCCGTATCCGTTTGTACGTCCCTTCTCTATGGCGGTTCGGTTGTTTTTTGGACCGGGAATCTCACGACGGCTTGGGAGTTGGTGGAACAGTTGATAGCTTTCGCTGGACGACACTCTTTAGCACCCTATCGGGCCGCGGGCATCGGATTCAAGGGAGAACTGCAGATCGCGAGAAATGAGGTGCCGGCAGGAATAGAGTCGTTGAGGGAAGCTTTGGAGCTTATGCAGATTGAACAGTATAATGTGATTCGTACCACCCTCATGGGCGCGCTCGCAGACGGGCTTCGAAAGGTCGGGCGGTTAACAGAAGCGCTCGCAACGGTTAATGACGCAATTGCCCGGTCGACGGATACAGGTGCCGAATTTGACGTACCAGAACTGCTGCGAATCAAGGCGCAAATCCTCGCAGCGCGCAAGGACCATAAGGCCGCTAGGAGTTGTTTGAAGGACTCGATAGCAAAGGCGCAGGCACAACATGCGCTCAGCCTTGAACTCAGGTCGGCGATGACACTTGCCAGCCTGCTGCAGCGTGAAGGCAAGCTGGCCGAAGCTCGTCGATGCCTGGCAAGTGTATTCGAACGTTTCACGGAAGGTTTCGAGACCGCGGATCTCAGGGCGGCGCTTGGGCTCCTTGAAGAGCCGCACCCATAATTTTAGACGGGCGGAGAGTCTCGATAACGTCCTTGTCCATACAGCGGAGCCGCTTAGGGATCTGCTGGATCTTCGGCTTTTTGCCGAATTTCAAGACACCACGAACGCCTTCGACCGGACGATGGCCACTTCGCCTGTGCCGTGCTCGTCAGCAATGAGCTTCGTGATTACCGAGGCAAGATCGGTTATCAGGGACGGACCCCCTCATTGGTGAGCAACCGACGATCGCTGTCGCGCACGTCGTGAGGCGCCACAGCAGTTTCATCGTTACCGCCAACGATGAGTAGCATGGTCTGTCGAACTCCCTTGCCTTGACCTTTTATTTCGTGCTGGACGATGAACTCATCGTCCAATTGATCATTCTGCGCAGCCGCCGCGATATCCTGCGGGCGACGTTTCCCGTCCAAGGTCATCTCGGCGTCTCCACGTTTAACAGTTTCTTAGAACGTTTAACTCGCCTTCGCAGGAGAATTGCGCGACGTTTAAGCGAGCAATCGGGTTATTACCGGCTCCTCATCTGCGAGAAGAATACCCATGCGGGACGCCAGCGGCCGTGTCGGGACGGAGAGACGTAATGAGGACTGCCAAGCCATCGCCAGCACGACGCGGACCGTATTCACGAAAAAGCACGGCTCGATCCCGTCGCGCTACTCCCGGACGCGGCTGATGCCGTGAAATGGCGACCATCCGCCGTGTCGCTCAAACCGACAGGGAGCAAACTATGAGCATGCTGTTCTCGGCGGCCAGGATTGGCCCCTATCAACTTTCCCATCGCGTCGTGATGGCGCCGCTGACGCGGATGCGCTCCGATCCAGGCGACATTCCGAGCGACCTGATGGTCGAATATTATTCCCAGCGCGTATCAGAAGGTGGGCTCATCATATCGGAGGCGACGCCGATCTCGATCCGTGGCTATGGCTATGCCGGCGCGCCAGGTATTTACTCGGATAGTCAGATCGAGGGATGGCGCCGCGTCACCGATGCGGTTCATGCCAAGGGCGGCCGGATGTTCCTGCAGCTATGGCATGTCGGCCGCCAATCGCATACCGACCTACAGCCCAATGGCGAGGCGCCGGTTGCGCCGTCCGCGATCGCGGCGGAAGGTTATGCCTACACCAAAGAAGGAGAAGTGCCGTTTTCGATGCCGCGCGCGCTTGCTTTGGAGGAGATTCCGGGGATTGTCGAGGAGTTTCGTGCTGGTGCCGAGCGCGCATTGAGCGCAGGTTTCGATGGTGTCGAGATTCACGGCGCGAACGGCTATCTGCCCGATCAGTTCCTCGAGGACGGCACCAACAAGCGCACGGATGAATACGGTGGTCGCATCGAAAACCGCGCGCGCTTCCTTCTGGAGATCAGCCGGGTCGCGATTTCGGTCTGGGGAGCCGATCGCGTGGGCGTGCGGCTCTCGCCGAGCAGCACCTATGGCTCGATGTCGGACAGCGATCCGGCCGCGACTTTCGGCTATGTGGCAGGCCAGCTTGATCACTTGGGCGTCGCCTATCTTCACGTGATCGAGCCGCGCATCAAGGGCATCGAGGAGATTGCCAAGGGGCAGGCCCCGGTTGCCGCGCAACAACTGCGGGGGAAATTCAGCCGCACCTTGATCGCTGCCGGCGGATTTAACGGTGAGAGCGCCGCGGCCATTATCGCGGCCGGCGACGCGGACCTCGTCGCGTTCGGCCGCCACTTTATCGCAAATCCGGATCTTCCCGAACGGCTGCGGCATAAGTTGCCTTTAAACCACTATGACCGGTCGACGTTCTACGGCGGCGACAGGCGAGGCTATATCGACTATCCGAGGCACGCCGAGATATCGCCGTCAGAGCTCTAGTTCTGCACTGAAGCGGTGGGGCGCCGCACGGCCGGCCCGTCGCATCGTACGGCCTGAAAGTGCCCTATCCTGATGATTGTGAAAAACATGCCGAGCCATCCTTCATCGTCCAGCGAGCCTCCAATCGAGCTCCCTCCATTGGTTGCTGCCTTCGTCGAGGCGACAAACAACTTCGATTTGGATCGACTTATGGTCACCTTTGCTGACGATGCGCTTGTCAACGATCAACTACTTGATTACTGGGGCAAAGCGGCCATCAGACGCTGGGCAGAGCGGGACATTATCGGCGAAAGACTGACGATCGCGGTCACAAGAGTGGTGGAGCATTACGATAGCTTCGTTGTTACTGGCGAAATTGATGGAAATTTTGATAAGCGTGGTTTGCCGGAGCCGCTTGTCCTGGCCTTCTATTTTATGCCTCACGATGATCTCATCGTCCAGCTGATCATCTTGCGCAATCGTCGCGACATTTGACGTTTGATTGACCCGACCTCCGCCGGCCGGGTTCCAAGTACATGGCTTCAGCGTACGCGTCAGGATTTACAAAATCTTAGAACGTTTAACTCGCCACGGAGGTGAAGTCGCGCGACGTTAGTCCCTGCGG from Bradyrhizobium sp. Ash2021 encodes the following:
- a CDS encoding LysR family transcriptional regulator; protein product: MDRLASMETFVRVVETGSFSGAARQLRVGQPAVSKSVAQLEEYLGVKLLTRSTRGLTPTEAGLSYLERARRALEEAAEAELAARGAGAGLKGRLRVCAAVTFARIHLIPMLPQFMAQHPELDLEVVLDDRQIDLVQEGIDVALRMGKMMDSTLTARRIARCKRLVLGTPTYFDRAGTPSTPSELSKHQAVVYLQGEGSVWSFRRESTELAVSVQSRLRVTAAEGVRAAVLAHAGLTIASEWMFSPELRSGAVRAILSEWSLPPLDLWAVLPTGRAATAKARAFVDFFERSFNA
- a CDS encoding alpha/beta fold hydrolase; this encodes MDASETGQRFAHEQWPYEPKFKRVNGWRMHYVDEGAGDPVVLLHGNPAWGFLYRKFIKPLTAAGRRVIIPDMIGFGLSEKPVREQAHTLDGHIANLTSLLRQLDVRNATIVCHDWGGPTGLGFALSNSDRVRALVIMSTWAWPLPPAEFHKRIFPWRMMHAPLVGPYLLGRHNALAGRGMYLSVVDRKKFRAEAQSVYEDILPDPGSRLLTWTWPRWIPLDESARGLARFEWLERELRKSKLPTLLVWGREDEVFDYKTFATRFKELLPHAEGPELVTGRHFLQEDSGEEIAGKINRFLDRIERRQP
- a CDS encoding alkene reductase, which produces MSMLFSAARIGPYQLSHRVVMAPLTRMRSDPGDIPSDLMVEYYSQRVSEGGLIISEATPISIRGYGYAGAPGIYSDSQIEGWRRVTDAVHAKGGRMFLQLWHVGRQSHTDLQPNGEAPVAPSAIAAEGYAYTKEGEVPFSMPRALALEEIPGIVEEFRAGAERALSAGFDGVEIHGANGYLPDQFLEDGTNKRTDEYGGRIENRARFLLEISRVAISVWGADRVGVRLSPSSTYGSMSDSDPAATFGYVAGQLDHLGVAYLHVIEPRIKGIEEIAKGQAPVAAQQLRGKFSRTLIAAGGFNGESAAAIIAAGDADLVAFGRHFIANPDLPERLRHKLPLNHYDRSTFYGGDRRGYIDYPRHAEISPSEL
- a CDS encoding nuclear transport factor 2 family protein, with protein sequence MIVKNMPSHPSSSSEPPIELPPLVAAFVEATNNFDLDRLMVTFADDALVNDQLLDYWGKAAIRRWAERDIIGERLTIAVTRVVEHYDSFVVTGEIDGNFDKRGLPEPLVLAFYFMPHDDLIVQLIILRNRRDI
- a CDS encoding thiolase family protein, which produces MTSKHSVVIVEPVRTAVGTFGGTLKDIPAVELGAAAINAALHRSNLRPDELGTVVMGNTVQAGNKMNPARQAAIHGGLPVQVPAMTVNRVCGSGAQAIVSAAHEILMGSVDAAVAGGMENMDTAPYLVARGRWGHRLGDGSLYDSVLRDGLNDAFSDAHSGWHTEDLVTKFQISRAKQDEWAQRSHTRFSAAQSAGKFEGEIVPVDVRARKGPSTFQVDEHNRPDATIEALAKLKPAFRDGGTITAGNAPGLNTAAAAMVLAGEDWAAKRGLAPIAKLVSYGIAAVEPGMFGLGPIPAVRQALARAGWSNVDVDRIEINEAFAAIALAVMQELKLPPEIVNVEGGAIAHGHPIGATGAVLTTRLLHSMRRDGLKRGIVTMCIGGGQGIALALEMIG
- a CDS encoding winged helix-turn-helix domain-containing protein, with product MNGLRNVQPGDVLSFGPFSLLLAGRMLKRAAETIPLGGRALDVLIVLTERAGEVVSYSELISLAWPNVTVDESNLRVQIATLRKALSDGEHGARYISNVTGRGYCFVAPVSRSTGRLTVAEGSSDGEQLRKLPPRLARMVGREEAVRAVSEQLAAERFVSIVGPGGIGKTTVAISVAHALLNGFGGAVSFVDLSLLTNPRLVPTAVASALGFMIQAHDPFGSLVAFIGDKKVLLILDNCEHVIDSAAELAERVVSEAPQAHILATSRESLRVEGEHVHLLYSLACPPGHADLTATEVLSYPAAQIFMERAAAGGHGAGLSDIEAPIVATICRRLDGIALAIELAASRAGSIGIRGIAELLDNRFSLLWHGRRTALPRHQTLNAMLDWSYNLLPELERTVLSRLSVFVGDFTIEAARSVASETLGEEASTTDALDSLLAKSLISTSWISGSTYYRLLDTTRAYARGKLADRGEEARVARRHAEFYSAFLQSDDITRSRIGKNNLSKYAPHIGNVRAALEWALSDRDDPTFGVALVAQSAPLLLGLSLLEECRRFCESALAALDDAGNSTRTEMILQESLALASMHTRGNDPNVRTAIERGLALAEALEDRSRQLQLLASLNLLLVRQGDLRGARAAVDKGKSVAQAISDPAGLIWADWMTGVSYYLSGDQVAAQFHLENGMSFAAESGSHHANYFGSVNRIGAKVALARVLWLRGFPDRAMTMAQDAIDEMSRGGSHPVSVCTSLLYGGSVVFWTGNLTTAWELVEQLIAFAGRHSLAPYRAAGIGFKGELQIARNEVPAGIESLREALELMQIEQYNVIRTTLMGALADGLRKVGRLTEALATVNDAIARSTDTGAEFDVPELLRIKAQILAARKDHKAARSCLKDSIAKAQAQHALSLELRSAMTLASLLQREGKLAEARRCLASVFERFTEGFETADLRAALGLLEEPHP
- a CDS encoding HAMP domain-containing sensor histidine kinase yields the protein MLLKIAGEDLLRSVEAIQTAYDYFDLGVRTSSEQRWLHCSRKAVDRFKEQLEQIQTVLQVRAHAARPQLRPVSVHELLRQVRREHEHAALSKGICMRVVPIDDSIKSDDLLLGAALRNLVSNAIRYTRPGGRILIGCRGFEASIRIDVYDTGVGIPGEQIPKIFDAFTRLDPGRCEGSGIGLFIVRQAILILGHRIEVASVPGRGSRFSILVPRAGR